In Blattabacterium cuenoti, the genomic stretch AGAGAAAAATGATCTAATCTTTAAATCATAAATCCATGTTTTTAAAAAAAAATCAAGATCTTTTCTAGTGTTAATAATATTGAAATCAACTTTTTTTAAAATACGAATTATTTTTTCTTGATCTGTGTTAGAATAAGCTTTAGGACTTATATCCACAATTATTATTTTTTTTGGAATGATAGGATACTTAATCGAAAATTTCATAACTGCCCGACCTCCCATAGAATGTCCTAATAATATAGGATGATTTAATTTATAATAATTAATATATTCTAATATATCTTCTGATATGATTTCATAATTCATTTTATCGGAATAGAAACTATTTCCATGATTTCTAATATCTAACAAATGAATTTGATAAATACTTGCAAATTCTTTAGCAAAAGAAACCCAATTTTTTCCACTTCCAAATAAACCATGAAAAACCAAAATAGGATAACCGGACCCGTAAATATTAGAATTCAATATCATTTTAATTTTAAAATTTACTTTTACTTATTTTGATGAATTTTTTTTAAATAACTTTGTATTGTATTTTCTAATCCCATATATAGTGATTCATGAATTAGAGCATGTCCAACTGACACTTCTGATATGTTTGGTATTTTTCTTATCAAAAAAGAAATATTATCTAAATTCAAATCATGTCCTGCATTAATCAACATATGATTTTTAACAATCATTTTTGCTGTATTAATGTAAGGATCAATACAATTCCATTTTTTATTAGCATATCCTATAGCAAAATATCCAGTATATAATTCTATTCTATCTGCTCCTGTTTTAGCGGCATATGAAACTAATTCCGGTTTCGGATCTAAAAAAATGGAAGTACGAATTCCGCAATCTTTCAACTTATTAATTTTATGAGTCAATAAATCTTGATATAAAAAAGTATTCCATCCACAATTAGACGTTATTGCATATTCAGAATCAGGAACTAAAGTTACTTGTGAAGGTTTGACTTCTAATACTAATTTCATAAATTTTTCAATAGGATTTCCCTCAATATTTAATTCGGTAGTTATTACCGAATTAATATCATAAACATCTTTATATGTAATATGTCTTTCATCAGGACGAGGATGTATAGTTATTCCATTGCATCCAAATTTTTGAACATCTATTGCGACCTGTAAAACATTAGGGATATTCCCTCCTCTTGCATTTCTTAATGTTGCTATCTTATTTAAATTAACACTTAATTTTACCATTTTTTTATGATTTCTTTTTTAGTTACTTGTGTTACTTCTAAATCAAATTCTTTAGAAACTGTTAATAAATGATCAAAAACACTAGCTTGTATTTGTTCATATTTGATAGATTCAGATGTGTTT encodes the following:
- a CDS encoding alpha/beta fold hydrolase, which gives rise to MILNSNIYGSGYPILVFHGLFGSGKNWVSFAKEFASIYQIHLLDIRNHGNSFYSDKMNYEIISEDILEYINYYKLNHPILLGHSMGGRAVMKFSIKYPIIPKKIIIVDISPKAYSNTDQEKIIRILKKVDFNIINTRKDLDFFLKTWIYDLKIRSFFSKCTNRQKNGKLCFYFSLSNIEKNYNFLINQEIKNGLYHGPALFLRGEYSNYLSYEDCNDIRKLFPKFKICTIKKSDHWIHIDNPYEFYKKINVFLKKT
- a CDS encoding pyridoxine 5'-phosphate synthase; this encodes MVKLSVNLNKIATLRNARGGNIPNVLQVAIDVQKFGCNGITIHPRPDERHITYKDVYDINSVITTELNIEGNPIEKFMKLVLEVKPSQVTLVPDSEYAITSNCGWNTFLYQDLLTHKINKLKDCGIRTSIFLDPKPELVSYAAKTGADRIELYTGYFAIGYANKKWNCIDPYINTAKMIVKNHMLINAGHDLNLDNISFLIRKIPNISEVSVGHALIHESLYMGLENTIQSYLKKIHQNK